From one Chitinivibrionales bacterium genomic stretch:
- a CDS encoding STAS domain-containing protein: MADRPEDGKITMEGFSDFAIEKKDGDLWITLPDSINMDNYQQIESRVESILNADIGRVIIDLGKTKNMYSAGFGLIVRLKKRIDDCKGTLYLVNVSPKTAEGLHGVGLDRIMRVYEQGKSPDFSKDE, translated from the coding sequence ATGGCAGATAGGCCTGAAGATGGCAAAATCACTATGGAAGGGTTCAGTGATTTTGCTATTGAGAAAAAAGATGGGGACCTCTGGATTACCCTTCCCGACTCCATCAATATGGATAATTATCAGCAGATAGAATCCCGTGTCGAATCCATCCTGAATGCTGATATCGGAAGAGTCATTATTGATCTCGGAAAAACAAAAAACATGTACAGTGCGGGCTTTGGGCTTATCGTTCGCCTCAAAAAACGAATTGATGACTGTAAGGGCACACTGTATCTTGTTAACGTGTCACCAAAGACCGCAGAGGGCCTTCATGGCGTAGGGCTCGACAGAATAATGCGCGTTTATGAGCAAGGAAAAAGTCCGGATTTTAGCAAGGATGAATGA
- a CDS encoding response regulator encodes MNCKIVKGSNINMGKPLEIIVVDDEVQITELIELFMKSSGKESNIHSFNDSVAAREYIRNNNDSIDVVITDYKMPRVNGLELLSVVSKKAKKILISGFVSEIAEDKLNSLKATFFEKPVPMNQLKKVVFDHHA; translated from the coding sequence ATGAACTGCAAGATTGTCAAAGGGAGCAACATTAATATGGGAAAACCTCTTGAAATCATTGTTGTTGATGATGAGGTTCAGATTACCGAGCTCATTGAACTTTTCATGAAATCATCCGGCAAAGAGTCCAATATACATTCATTTAACGACTCGGTTGCTGCTCGTGAATACATCAGAAATAACAATGATAGCATCGATGTTGTGATTACCGATTACAAAATGCCCCGGGTAAACGGTCTCGAGCTTCTTTCGGTTGTATCAAAAAAAGCGAAAAAAATACTCATTTCAGGCTTTGTCTCCGAGATTGCAGAAGATAAGCTCAATTCACTCAAGGCGACTTTCTTTGAAAAACCGGTTCCTATGAACCAGTTAAAAAAAGTCGTTTTTGACCACCACGCCTGA
- a CDS encoding helix-turn-helix domain-containing protein: protein MARITKTELIRLQKKLKTDAAIGEQFGITRQAVHQLRKKYGIESVIAKNAERNKKIVEMYKAGKSGTAIAKKFKLSVSQTYRIINESKKKKPAKKKTKKGK from the coding sequence ATGGCCAGAATTACTAAGACAGAGCTGATCAGGTTGCAAAAGAAGCTGAAAACCGATGCTGCAATTGGAGAGCAGTTCGGTATCACGCGACAGGCAGTTCATCAGTTAAGAAAGAAGTACGGCATTGAATCGGTTATTGCCAAAAATGCCGAACGAAACAAAAAGATTGTCGAGATGTACAAAGCCGGCAAATCTGGTACTGCTATTGCAAAGAAATTCAAGCTTTCGGTATCGCAGACCTATCGCATTATTAATGAATCCAAAAAGAAAAAGCCTGCCAAGAAAAAAACCAAAAAAGGTAAATAA
- a CDS encoding ATPase, translating to MDWGSIFSMIGLGIMVGLAGSGSAIGTVSGGSAVVGMLKKRPEAFGLGMGLAAMPATQGLYGFVGFIMYNQALIGMGGSVSILQGAVVLGAGVALGIAGLISGIQQGRVVANGIAAIGSGHNVFGQTLIMGAFPEFYAILALVAAILMQGLLNL from the coding sequence ATGGATTGGGGCAGTATTTTTTCAATGATCGGTCTTGGCATTATGGTTGGACTTGCAGGCAGTGGCTCTGCAATCGGGACAGTGAGTGGCGGGTCGGCGGTAGTCGGCATGCTGAAGAAACGTCCGGAAGCATTTGGGCTGGGCATGGGTCTTGCCGCAATGCCGGCTACACAGGGTCTCTATGGCTTTGTCGGTTTTATCATGTACAATCAGGCGCTGATCGGCATGGGAGGATCGGTTTCGATTCTTCAGGGTGCGGTTGTTTTAGGCGCAGGCGTTGCACTCGGTATTGCCGGCCTTATTTCAGGCATACAACAGGGTAGAGTGGTCGCCAATGGAATTGCCGCTATTGGAAGCGGGCACAATGTTTTCGGTCAGACACTGATTATGGGTGCTTTTCCTGAATTCTATGCTATCCTTGCCCTCGTCGCTGCAATTCTCATGCAGGGTTTGCTCAATTTATAA
- a CDS encoding divalent cation tolerance protein CutA, translating to MADNSICMVYITTKDKAEARAVGKVLVEEHYAACANIIDGMHSLFFWEGVLEDDSETVLIVKTQTCLVDKLTERVKTIHSYDVPCVVALPITGGNPDYIQWVCKETAAAL from the coding sequence ATGGCGGACAATTCCATTTGCATGGTATACATTACCACAAAGGATAAAGCAGAGGCCCGGGCGGTCGGTAAAGTTCTTGTGGAAGAGCATTATGCAGCATGTGCAAATATAATTGACGGTATGCATTCACTGTTTTTCTGGGAAGGGGTGCTGGAAGATGATTCTGAAACTGTGCTTATTGTCAAAACTCAAACCTGTCTCGTGGATAAATTGACCGAAAGGGTGAAGACTATACACAGCTACGATGTTCCCTGTGTCGTAGCACTCCCGATTACAGGTGGCAATCCCGATTACATACAATGGGTATGTAAAGAAACCGCTGCTGCATTGTAA